In the Candidatus Hinthialibacter antarcticus genome, one interval contains:
- a CDS encoding family 43 glycosylhydrolase, translating to MFKLRIIFTCVFCAMFAVNSYSAEPRMKFADDTYGAPKTKDPVVVRFDGRYLMYYTLFSPNGVTIGVAESNNLNDWKRIGEIKPAADYEAKGICAPGALVKDGKVHLFYQRYGYGAQDAICHAVSSDGLQFERDASNPIFHPTGKWNNGRAIDAEVFPFNDKLFLYFATRDPEGKVQKLGVATAPLDSDYSRDQWTQQCDDSILEPTLDWEMNCIEAPTLVQRGDRLYMFYAGAYNNDPQQVGVAASEDGLLWKRIFDKPFLTNGKPGEWNESESGHPCIFADEDGRTHLFFQGNNDGGKTWYLSNVEVFWNTTQPMPTLNTPSQPE from the coding sequence ATGTTCAAACTGCGAATAATTTTTACCTGCGTGTTTTGCGCCATGTTTGCGGTCAACAGTTACAGCGCTGAACCGCGCATGAAATTCGCTGACGATACCTACGGCGCCCCCAAAACAAAAGACCCGGTGGTGGTGCGTTTCGACGGACGCTATTTGATGTACTACACCCTCTTCTCGCCCAACGGCGTCACCATCGGCGTCGCCGAAAGCAACAATCTCAACGACTGGAAACGCATCGGCGAGATCAAACCCGCCGCCGACTATGAAGCCAAGGGAATCTGCGCGCCGGGCGCACTGGTCAAAGACGGCAAGGTGCATCTGTTCTACCAGCGCTACGGCTACGGCGCCCAAGACGCCATCTGCCATGCGGTCTCCAGCGACGGCCTTCAGTTTGAACGCGACGCCAGCAACCCCATTTTTCACCCCACCGGAAAATGGAACAACGGACGCGCCATCGACGCTGAAGTCTTTCCATTCAACGACAAGTTATTTTTATACTTCGCCACCCGCGATCCTGAAGGCAAGGTACAAAAACTCGGCGTCGCGACCGCCCCGCTCGATTCGGATTACTCGCGCGATCAATGGACGCAGCAATGCGACGATTCAATTTTGGAACCTACGCTGGATTGGGAAATGAATTGCATCGAAGCGCCCACGCTGGTCCAACGCGGCGACCGCTTATACATGTTTTATGCGGGAGCGTATAACAACGACCCGCAACAGGTCGGCGTCGCGGCGAGTGAGGACGGGCTGTTGTGGAAGCGCATATTCGATAAGCCATTTTTGACCAACGGCAAACCCGGCGAATGGAACGAATCCGAATCGGGCCACCCCTGCATCTTCGCTGATGAAGACGGTCGCACCCATTTATTCTTTCAGGGCAACAACGACGGCGGCAAAACCTGGTATCTCTCAAACGTCGAAGTCTTCTGGAACACCACGCAACCTATGCCAACGCTAAACACGCCGTCCCAACCCGAATGA
- a CDS encoding LemA family protein, with amino-acid sequence MEIIIGLGVLLFFGLIWLAVMYNNLVRANNHVSESWSDIDTELKRRYNLVPNLVETVKGYAAHEKDLFERVIQARNQALANQGAPAEQAVDENALAGQLNRLLMLVENYPDLKANQNFLALQQELTNTEDRIQRARRFYNGNVRDLNNLVEVFPSNIIAGMSNFTKRDYFEIEEPAERQAVNVEM; translated from the coding sequence ATGGAAATCATAATTGGTCTTGGCGTGTTACTCTTTTTTGGGCTGATCTGGTTGGCGGTGATGTACAACAATCTGGTGCGCGCTAACAATCACGTCAGCGAGTCGTGGTCGGATATTGATACCGAACTCAAGCGCCGCTATAACCTGGTGCCCAACTTGGTCGAGACCGTCAAAGGCTACGCCGCCCACGAGAAAGACCTGTTCGAGCGGGTGATCCAGGCGCGCAACCAAGCGCTCGCTAACCAGGGCGCCCCCGCCGAACAAGCGGTGGATGAAAACGCCTTGGCCGGACAACTCAACCGCTTGCTGATGCTGGTTGAAAATTATCCCGACCTCAAAGCCAACCAAAATTTTCTCGCCCTCCAACAGGAACTCACCAACACCGAAGACCGCATCCAACGCGCCCGCCGCTTTTATAACGGCAACGTGCGCGACCTCAATAACCTTGTTGAGGTGTTCCCCTCAAACATCATCGCAGGTATGAGCAATTTCACCAAACGCGACTACTTCGAAATCGAAGAACCCGCCGAGCGCCAAGCCGTCAACGTTGAAATGTAA
- a CDS encoding bifunctional homocysteine S-methyltransferase/methylenetetrahydrofolate reductase: protein MPEPILTALQDRVILADGGMSMQIYQQGFFVNRCYDQLNLISPDVISGIHQGFVKAGADLLTANTFGANRPALSGFGLADQLEEINKRGVELAREAAGDGLYVAGSIGPVSQKVDKDERLAAYAEHAAALHKAGADLLVLDTFLCFDELERAFKAVCEAAPDVVVLPSIHLDSIKGEDGWQAAAVQRVAGWGAKLFGVHGGDAQEIAEASSKLTAAAGKEIKVSLMPSLGGCREVEGRMLYMASPEYMAEYLRRCVQRGAGMIGGNAGVDAAMIKESASFLRSIQPRQRVVVVESKEIKTAEESMTPLTVEERSPFGALLGKKFAVSVEIDLPKGLDPRKSIEGAKFLYENGIDAVNIADGPRASGRMAPAALAQLVREECGIEPIVHVCCRDRNLLALQMDLISDHTLGLRNLMLITGDPPKMGIYPDATAVFDLDAIGLIQGVNLLNHGLDFAKRPLKGQTQFVLGMGCNPGAADLDKEVERFKSKVDAGADFVFSQPVYDPELLNVFLKRIEHVRPIPFFVGILPLASYKNAEFLHTQVPGMQIPDPIRERMRKGGTKEAQRSEGIAIAAEALREAKKYSQIKGAYVFPPFGRYAAILDVLEKAGVR, encoded by the coding sequence ATGCCTGAGCCAATTTTAACCGCCTTGCAAGACCGCGTCATTCTCGCCGACGGCGGGATGAGTATGCAAATCTATCAGCAGGGTTTTTTCGTCAACCGTTGTTACGACCAACTCAATCTCATCAGCCCGGACGTCATATCGGGCATCCACCAGGGCTTCGTCAAAGCGGGCGCCGACCTGCTCACCGCCAACACCTTTGGCGCCAACCGTCCGGCGCTCAGCGGCTTCGGCCTGGCGGACCAATTAGAAGAAATCAATAAGCGCGGCGTCGAACTCGCCCGCGAAGCGGCGGGAGACGGCCTCTATGTCGCTGGCTCCATTGGCCCGGTTTCACAAAAGGTGGATAAAGACGAGCGCCTCGCCGCTTACGCCGAACACGCCGCCGCGCTGCACAAAGCCGGGGCCGACCTGTTGGTTCTCGATACGTTTTTGTGTTTTGATGAATTAGAACGCGCCTTCAAAGCCGTCTGCGAAGCCGCGCCTGACGTAGTGGTTTTGCCGTCGATCCATTTGGATTCCATCAAGGGCGAAGACGGCTGGCAAGCCGCCGCCGTCCAACGCGTGGCGGGCTGGGGCGCGAAACTGTTCGGCGTCCACGGCGGAGACGCCCAAGAAATCGCCGAAGCCTCATCCAAGTTGACCGCCGCCGCAGGCAAAGAGATAAAAGTCTCACTGATGCCCAGCCTGGGCGGCTGCCGCGAGGTCGAAGGCCGCATGTTGTATATGGCGTCGCCCGAATATATGGCGGAATATCTGCGCCGTTGCGTCCAGCGAGGCGCGGGCATGATCGGCGGCAACGCGGGCGTCGACGCGGCGATGATAAAAGAATCCGCCTCGTTTTTGCGCTCGATCCAACCCCGCCAACGCGTGGTGGTCGTCGAAAGCAAAGAGATCAAAACCGCCGAAGAGAGCATGACGCCGCTTACGGTGGAAGAACGCTCGCCCTTCGGCGCATTGTTGGGCAAGAAATTTGCCGTGTCGGTTGAGATTGACCTGCCCAAAGGCCTCGACCCCAGAAAATCAATTGAAGGCGCAAAGTTTCTTTATGAAAACGGCATCGACGCAGTCAACATCGCCGACGGCCCCCGCGCCTCAGGCCGCATGGCCCCCGCCGCGCTGGCGCAACTGGTGCGCGAAGAATGCGGCATCGAGCCGATTGTGCACGTCTGCTGCCGCGACCGAAACCTACTCGCGTTGCAGATGGACCTCATCAGCGATCACACCTTGGGGCTGCGCAACTTGATGCTCATTACTGGGGATCCGCCCAAGATGGGAATCTATCCAGACGCCACCGCCGTGTTTGACCTCGACGCCATCGGGCTGATACAGGGCGTGAATCTGTTGAACCACGGCCTCGATTTCGCCAAGCGCCCATTGAAAGGCCAAACCCAATTCGTACTCGGCATGGGCTGCAACCCCGGCGCGGCGGACTTAGACAAAGAGGTCGAGCGTTTCAAAAGCAAGGTCGACGCCGGGGCCGACTTCGTCTTCTCGCAACCGGTCTATGACCCTGAACTCTTGAACGTGTTTCTCAAACGAATTGAGCATGTACGCCCGATTCCATTTTTTGTCGGGATTCTGCCGCTGGCGAGCTATAAGAACGCCGAGTTTCTACACACCCAGGTTCCGGGGATGCAGATTCCCGACCCGATCCGCGAGCGCATGCGCAAGGGTGGAACCAAAGAAGCGCAACGCAGCGAAGGCATCGCCATTGCCGCTGAGGCGCTCCGCGAAGCGAAAAAATATTCACAAATCAAAGGCGCGTATGTGTTTCCGCCGTTCGGACGCTATGCGGCGATTTTAGACGTACTCGAAAAAGCTGGCGTACGGTAG
- a CDS encoding Fic family protein, which produces MSIDLIKLLSNADQFIGKLSGTAQLLPNPHLLIHPFVRREAVLSSRIENTQSGMDELLLFEADETEPPSVPDVKEIANYVQAMDYGLSRLQSLPISNRLVCEIHKILMSGVRGDHATPGEMRRSQNWIGAPGCTLDEATYVPPPVEEMKVCLADWENYLHSNPQEPVLIQCALMHYQFEAIHPFIDGNGRVGRLLVPFLLCERDVLSQPLLYLSAFFERYRDEYYQRLLAVTQKGDWAGWIDFFLRGVCAQSQEALKNAQDLISLHEKYRNKFMRKRTPQTALRLIDHIFSNPMISISNLSRKWDIPYMSIQRGVEYLIKEGILHEVTGRQRNRIYVANELLALFGTDRTKSLVRPTQGQTFNVKL; this is translated from the coding sequence ATGAGCATTGATTTAATAAAATTGCTTTCTAATGCTGACCAGTTTATCGGAAAATTATCGGGTACGGCTCAACTATTACCCAACCCCCATCTGCTCATCCACCCATTTGTCCGAAGAGAAGCGGTCTTAAGTTCAAGGATTGAAAATACCCAATCGGGGATGGATGAACTATTATTGTTTGAAGCCGACGAAACAGAACCACCGAGTGTTCCTGACGTCAAAGAAATCGCAAATTATGTACAGGCGATGGACTACGGCTTATCGCGCCTTCAATCGCTGCCAATCAGTAACCGGCTTGTTTGTGAGATTCACAAAATTCTGATGTCTGGCGTACGCGGCGACCATGCGACGCCGGGGGAAATGCGTCGTAGCCAAAATTGGATCGGTGCGCCTGGTTGTACTCTGGATGAAGCAACCTATGTTCCCCCGCCTGTTGAGGAAATGAAGGTGTGCTTGGCTGATTGGGAGAACTATTTGCATTCAAATCCACAAGAGCCGGTGCTGATTCAATGCGCCTTAATGCACTATCAATTTGAAGCCATACACCCCTTTATCGACGGCAATGGCCGCGTCGGGCGTTTGTTGGTTCCATTTTTACTATGTGAGCGCGATGTATTGTCGCAACCCTTGTTATATTTATCGGCATTTTTTGAACGCTATCGTGATGAATATTATCAGCGACTTTTAGCGGTCACTCAAAAGGGAGACTGGGCGGGATGGATTGATTTCTTTCTGAGAGGCGTGTGCGCACAGTCACAAGAAGCGTTAAAAAACGCACAAGATTTAATTAGCCTACACGAAAAATATCGAAATAAATTTATGCGAAAACGAACTCCTCAAACGGCCTTGCGTTTAATTGACCACATTTTTTCAAACCCGATGATTTCGATTTCCAATTTATCAAGAAAATGGGACATCCCCTATATGTCAATTCAACGCGGCGTTGAATATCTAATCAAAGAAGGCATCCTCCACGAAGTGACCGGGCGACAACGCAACCGCATTTATGTCGCCAATGAATTGCTCGCCTTGTTTGGTACCGACCGTACGAAGTCATTGGTAAGGCCCACCCAAGGCCAAACCTTTAACGTGAAGTTGTAG
- a CDS encoding tetratricopeptide repeat protein, with translation MWINKFFLLLLVVVIGTVMGVSAEEKKPITPQTEPSIKKPVESPKETTTTRAEYKRKNYTELYRESYNPKKYSERYEEDYAENPIRTGSYDSRSRRLRRYRFDKDIDREPKQFSEGTRPLSVPPAQVAPIEPAVALDPAYSPLQPDRIYLRPMLRLPAPYVYRALQKRAEERAAGMLDNEKKEAAAQRIAPATPQKPAALQTPSDLLMQRAQAPFASRNYSEAARRFERLLGERPDDPQVRYGYGVALFASGQYTRAAGFIQPAKNAAQRTEITLPEMGSYYNNPADFKYHQKRLKQYLQRNPDDISAAALADLFER, from the coding sequence ATGTGGATCAACAAATTTTTCCTATTATTATTGGTGGTTGTTATTGGGACGGTGATGGGCGTCTCTGCCGAAGAAAAGAAGCCCATAACCCCACAGACGGAGCCGAGCATCAAGAAGCCCGTCGAAAGCCCCAAAGAGACCACAACCACGCGCGCCGAATATAAACGCAAAAACTATACGGAACTCTACCGAGAAAGTTACAATCCCAAAAAATACTCGGAACGCTACGAAGAAGATTACGCTGAGAATCCCATCCGCACCGGCAGCTATGACAGCCGTTCGCGACGCTTGCGGCGTTATCGTTTCGACAAAGACATCGACCGCGAACCTAAACAGTTTTCAGAGGGAACCCGTCCGTTGAGCGTCCCGCCCGCACAGGTTGCGCCGATTGAGCCAGCGGTGGCGCTAGACCCGGCCTATTCGCCGTTGCAGCCCGACCGCATCTATCTTCGTCCGATGTTGCGTTTGCCCGCGCCCTATGTGTATCGCGCATTGCAAAAGCGCGCAGAAGAACGGGCTGCTGGAATGCTCGACAACGAGAAGAAAGAGGCCGCAGCCCAACGAATAGCGCCAGCGACGCCGCAAAAACCCGCTGCGTTACAAACGCCATCCGACTTACTCATGCAGCGCGCCCAGGCGCCATTCGCCTCGCGCAATTACTCTGAGGCGGCGCGCCGCTTTGAGCGGCTGCTTGGAGAGCGGCCTGACGATCCGCAGGTGCGTTATGGGTATGGGGTGGCTTTGTTCGCGTCAGGCCAATACACCCGTGCGGCGGGGTTTATTCAACCCGCGAAAAATGCGGCGCAACGAACGGAAATCACGCTGCCGGAGATGGGGTCGTACTACAACAATCCGGCGGACTTTAAATATCACCAAAAGCGCCTCAAGCAATATCTGCAACGCAATCCCGACGACATCTCCGCCGCCGCACTGGCGGACCTGTTTGAGCGCTAA
- a CDS encoding radical SAM protein codes for MRLPRLFGPSVQPTPDNWDVYPDARLKDVILFLTDRCNMRCDHCMFWERIDNPGEEMSLEQLQTFARTAPPLRTVAMTGGEPFLRKDIADIAESFFRDNGAHNVQVNTNGIMMERMKALVETDLAAKYEKFLSFQVSLDGLEETHDRLRRLPGSFKKILKNLKELVKLAEQHPYFRVVVLTNVNKGNYDQIEPLSRILWDEVGVQHAYDLVRGQSFSSWDIPEDVRQPDDPRDCDLPPKEKLQEIVNTISAVNQREGGAFNQFVEQLQTQVDMYLGKPSPFRCITAGRTIAVIYSDGSVAACEFTTPFAHLKDFDYNIDALWQSQAAEQRRSRITGCACTHTCFVLTSLQEMQDRKAAALA; via the coding sequence ATGCGATTGCCACGACTGTTCGGCCCGTCCGTCCAACCAACGCCCGATAATTGGGACGTGTACCCCGATGCGCGCCTTAAGGACGTCATTCTCTTTCTGACGGACCGCTGCAATATGCGCTGCGACCACTGCATGTTCTGGGAGCGCATCGACAACCCCGGCGAAGAAATGTCACTAGAGCAATTGCAAACCTTCGCCCGCACCGCGCCGCCGCTGCGTACTGTCGCCATGACCGGCGGCGAACCGTTTCTGCGCAAAGACATCGCCGATATCGCCGAGAGCTTCTTTCGCGACAATGGCGCCCACAACGTCCAGGTCAACACCAACGGCATCATGATGGAACGCATGAAAGCGCTGGTCGAAACCGACTTGGCGGCGAAGTATGAAAAATTTCTTTCGTTCCAAGTCAGCCTCGACGGCCTCGAAGAAACCCACGACCGCCTGCGCCGCCTGCCGGGCAGTTTCAAGAAAATCCTTAAAAACCTGAAAGAACTGGTCAAACTGGCCGAACAACACCCCTATTTTCGCGTGGTGGTTTTGACCAACGTGAACAAAGGCAACTACGACCAGATCGAACCGTTGTCGCGTATCCTGTGGGACGAGGTTGGCGTGCAACATGCGTACGACCTGGTGCGCGGGCAGAGTTTTTCGTCGTGGGATATCCCAGAAGACGTGCGCCAGCCCGACGATCCGCGCGATTGCGACCTGCCGCCCAAAGAGAAACTGCAAGAGATCGTGAATACTATCAGCGCGGTCAATCAGCGCGAGGGCGGCGCGTTTAATCAGTTCGTCGAGCAACTGCAAACCCAAGTCGATATGTACCTGGGAAAGCCAAGCCCGTTTCGCTGCATCACCGCAGGCCGCACCATCGCCGTGATTTACAGCGACGGTTCCGTCGCCGCTTGTGAATTCACCACGCCGTTCGCGCACCTCAAGGATTTTGATTACAACATCGACGCGCTGTGGCAGTCGCAAGCCGCTGAGCAGCGCCGCTCCCGCATCACTGGCTGCGCTTGTACGCATACCTGTTTTGTTCTCACCAGCCTGCAAGAAATGCAAGACCGAAAAGCCGCCGCATTGGCCTAG
- a CDS encoding arylsulfatase, with translation MPNQKVSRREAIKAMGLGAAALAGGQSVQAQSDKRPDIIFILVDDMGWSDIGCYGGEVKTPNLDRLAQGGVRFSQMHNTAKCFPSRACLLTGLYAQQCNMSKKHSHFENCTTIASALRQAGYRTLMTGKHHGLDNPYDFGFDRYFGLRDGACNHFNPGFQRPGEPDPARKRDGRAWCIDEKTIEGYTPPEKDFYSTDYFTKYALQYLDEYKNEDKPFFLYLSYTAPHDPLMAWPDDIAKYRGKYKKGYAAIRAERNKRQREMGLIDERFPQSPPTHQDWNALTPEQQDKEDLKMAVYCAMIDRVDQKVGEVLAKVRDMGEEDNTLVLFSSDNGCSAEMVRSGKNSPWTGEIGSMARWTSLGGDWANVSNTPFRLYKNYSHEGGVCTPMIAYWPERLKQPGRISEACGHFIDVMPTLLEAAGAEYPKTGLRGEAIPPMEGESFLSVLDGDDWTRQRPIFWQWSKGKSVRAGQWKLVSWDGNWELYDMDADKTEINDLAAKRPDVVRLLAALYDEWWLRMKQKA, from the coding sequence ATGCCGAACCAAAAAGTCAGCCGCCGCGAGGCGATCAAAGCCATGGGTCTGGGCGCAGCCGCGCTGGCGGGCGGCCAATCGGTTCAAGCCCAAAGCGACAAGCGGCCGGATATCATTTTTATTCTCGTTGATGACATGGGCTGGTCTGACATCGGCTGCTACGGCGGCGAAGTCAAAACCCCTAATCTCGACCGTCTGGCGCAGGGCGGCGTGCGATTTTCGCAGATGCATAATACCGCCAAGTGCTTTCCCTCGCGGGCGTGCCTGCTGACCGGGCTTTACGCCCAGCAGTGTAACATGAGCAAGAAGCACAGCCATTTTGAGAACTGCACCACTATCGCGTCCGCGCTCAGACAAGCGGGCTACCGCACCCTGATGACGGGCAAACACCACGGTCTCGATAACCCCTACGACTTTGGCTTCGACCGCTATTTCGGCCTGCGCGACGGCGCCTGCAACCATTTTAACCCCGGCTTTCAACGTCCCGGTGAACCCGACCCCGCCCGCAAACGCGACGGACGCGCCTGGTGCATCGACGAGAAAACCATCGAAGGCTACACCCCGCCTGAGAAAGATTTTTATTCCACTGATTACTTCACCAAGTATGCGCTGCAATATCTGGATGAATACAAGAACGAGGACAAGCCGTTCTTTTTATATCTCTCTTACACCGCGCCGCACGACCCGCTGATGGCGTGGCCCGACGACATCGCCAAGTATCGCGGCAAGTACAAAAAAGGCTACGCAGCCATTCGCGCAGAGCGTAACAAACGCCAGCGTGAGATGGGGCTGATTGATGAGCGCTTTCCGCAGTCGCCGCCGACCCATCAAGATTGGAACGCGCTCACGCCCGAACAACAAGACAAAGAAGACCTCAAGATGGCGGTCTATTGCGCCATGATTGACCGCGTCGACCAGAAGGTCGGCGAGGTGTTGGCGAAGGTCCGTGACATGGGGGAAGAAGACAACACGCTGGTGTTATTTTCGTCTGACAATGGCTGTTCCGCCGAGATGGTGCGCAGTGGCAAGAACTCGCCCTGGACCGGCGAAATCGGGAGCATGGCGCGATGGACGTCGCTGGGCGGCGACTGGGCGAACGTCAGCAACACGCCCTTTCGTTTGTATAAAAACTATAGCCACGAAGGCGGCGTCTGTACGCCGATGATCGCCTATTGGCCGGAGCGGCTAAAGCAACCGGGGCGCATCAGCGAAGCCTGCGGGCATTTCATCGACGTAATGCCGACCCTGCTCGAAGCCGCCGGGGCGGAGTATCCCAAAACCGGGCTGCGCGGCGAAGCCATCCCACCCATGGAAGGCGAGAGTTTTCTGTCGGTGCTTGACGGCGACGACTGGACGCGCCAGCGCCCTATCTTCTGGCAATGGTCGAAAGGCAAATCGGTGCGCGCCGGACAATGGAAACTGGTTTCGTGGGACGGCAATTGGGAACTCTATGACATGGACGCTGACAAAACAGAGATAAACGATCTCGCCGCCAAGCGCCCCGACGTGGTCAGGCTGCTCGCCGCGCTCTATGACGAATGGTGGCTGCGAATGAAGCAGAAGGCGTGA